GGTCGGCCGGCGCCTGCACGTCGTGCGGCTCTTACGACGCATGCCAGGGAGGGTGCATGGCCGCGAAGTTCTTCACGGGTCTTCCGCTGGACGGCCCAGATCCAGAGTGCGTCATGGGGCACGGCGAAGCTCTCCTCCAGCGCGTGCCAGCCGGCAGCGTTCCCTCGCCGGGCGCGGGACATTCGGTCCCGGTCACCCTGCGTGCCCGGAGGTGACTTAGTGGGCCTTGGTTCGCTCGCGTGGCCCGAGGTGGCCGACCGGGCGCGTTGGAGTGTTGTCGCAGTACCTCTGGGCTCGACCGAGCAGCACGGCCCCCATCTTCCGCTCTCCACCGACACCGACATCGCTGTTGCTCTGTGTGCACGGTTGGAGGCAGAGGTACCCGAGGTCCTGGCGGCTCCGCCGATTTGTTACGGATCGAGCGGCGAGCACCGCGGCTTCGCCGGGACGTTGTCGATAGGCCAGCACGCGCTGGAAGCGATGCTGGTGGAGTTGTGCCGTTCGGCAGACGAGTTTTCGGGCGTGATGATCGTGTCGACACATGGCGGGAACCGGGAGACGGTCGAGCGATCGGTGGCGCTGCTCCGGTCGGAGAGGCGAAAGGTGGCGGCGTGGTTCCCCCGTGGCGGCGATCCCTGCGATTCCCACGCGGGGCGGGTGGAAACGTCTGTGCAGCTCGCTTTGCGACCCGAGCGAGTCCGGCGCGATCGCCTTGCAACGGGCGACACCCGGCCGCTTCCTGACTTGATGCCCGTGCTGCGCCAAGGCGGCGTGCTGGCGGTCTCCGCATCGGGGACCCTCGGCGACCCCGTCGGATCGACATCCGAGATCGGACAGCAGATGTTGCAGAGATGGACCGACGACCTCGTCGAAGCGGTCCGACGCGAGTGGGAGCCGGCGCTGCGGTGACCGACGAGCATCGCGTCGCGCTCATAACCGGCGGGGCACGCGGCATTGGCGCGGCGACCGCTGCGCGCCTTGCTTCAGAAGGCTGGAAGCTCGTGTTGTTCGACCGGTGCGCGGACGATCCGACACTGTCGTACCCGCTGGCCAACCTTGCCGACCTGGACAAAACAGTGTCCGACTGCGGCGGGCCCGACGTCGCGGTGCCTGTCGTCGGCGACGTGAGGGATCAGGAGGCTCTGGACTCTGCGGTCGGCATCGCCCAGGAACGGTTCGGCGGCCTGGACGCGGCATTGGCGGTTGCCGGTTGCATCGGCGGAGGGGTGGAAGCTTGGAAGACGCCCGACCGGCTCTGGTCGACTCTTCTCGCGGTGAACCTCGAAGGAGCGTGGCGCCTGTCGAAGGCGGCGGTGCCGGCAATGCTCGAACGGCCTGAGCCGCGGCAAGGCAGGTTCGTCGCGGTGACGTCGGCCAGCGGAACGGTCGGTATCTACATGCTCGCCGCGTACAGCGCCGCCAAGCACGGCGTGGTCGGCCTGGTGCGGAGCCTCGCCGCGGAGCTCGGTCCGCACGGCGTGACCGCTAACGCGGTGGCTCCGGGATCGACCTCGACCGCGATGCTCGAGGCCAGCGCCGGCCTTTACGGCCTCGAAGACCCCCGACGCTTCGCTGAGCAGCATCTGCTGCCCCGCCTGCTGACCCCCGACGAACCAGCGGCGCTGATCGCCTGGCTGTGCGGACCCGACAGCGGTGGAATAACTGGCGCGGTTCTTCCGGTGGACGCCGGCATGACCGCCCGTTGACCGTCACGACGCTCCGTTGAACCGCGATGAATTGCCCCTACCTGAGGGGTTCCGGCTTGCAATGGACCCCGACGTTCGCCGACCCTCTTGGAACGTCGTGGTTGGCGGTGCGCCAGTACGTGTGCTGCGCCTTGGAGATGCCGGCGCCCGCCTGATCGACCGTTGGGATGGGGGCACGACGGTCGGTAGAGGTTTGGCCGCCGGCCGGTTCGCCCGCCGCCTCGTGGACGCCGGCATCGCGCATCCGAGGCCCCCGGCAAGCCCCTTGCCAGACGTCGCCTTCGTTATTCCGGTACGGGATCACGAAGCCGGGTTGCGGGCGACACTTGCCTCGCTCGCTTTCACCAGTTCCTTCGCGGGTCGTCCGGGCGGCCCGAACGTCGTGGTCGTCGACGATGGCTCGGCTGCCCCCGCAGGTCACCGGAATCCTCTGCCGTCGGACGTCAAGGTCCTCCGAGAGGAACTTCCCCGCGGTCCCGCGGCGGCGCGGAACTTGGGATGGCACGCCGCGGAATCTGAGATCGTCGTCTTCCTCGACGCCGAGTGCGTGCCGAAGGGCGATTGGCTAGCAGTACTCCTCCCCCATTTCGCCGACCCCGCGGTGGCGGCGGTCGCCCCGCGAATCGTGAGCGCGGTCCGCGACAGCGACGCGCTACACGTGTACGAGAACTTGCGCTCGTCGCTCGATCTCGGGGAAAGAGAAGCTCCGGTCCGTCCCGGCAGCCGGGTCCCGTACGTCCCGACGGCTTGCCTAGCTGTTCGTCGAGAAGCGCTCCAACAGATCGGCGGTTTCGACGAGACGCTCAGATTCGGTGAGGACGTCGACCTGGTCTGGAGGCTGAACGATGCCGGGTGGTCGGTGCGGTACGAGCCCCGCGCATCGGTCAACCACCCGCCCCGGCCGAACCTTTCGGAGTGGCTTCGCCAGCGATTCGACTACGGCAGGTCAGCCGCACCTCTCGCCCGTCGCCACGGCAGTGACGTGGCGCCTCTCGCGGTTTCCCCGTGGAGCATCGGGGTCTGGGCGCTCGTCGCCGGAGGGTACCCGGCCGGAGGCGCAGCACTGGCCGCGGCGACCGCGGGGGTTCTCGCGAGACGTGCCCGAGGAGACAAGGAAACGGCCATCGAACTCGCCCGCCTTGCGGTTCGCGGCAACCTGCTCGCCGGAGCCCAGTTGGCTGAGGCGATTCGGCGGGCGTGGCTGCTCCCCTCTCTCGCCGCAATGGCACTCCTCCCTGCAGGTCGACCCCGCCGGCGCGCTGCGGCTGTTGTCGGGGCGGCCTTCGCAACCCCTCTCGTCGAGTGGGTTTCGCTCCGCCCGCCCGTCGATGCAGTTCGGTGGATGGCTCTCCGTGATGCCGACGATCTCGCCTACCAGACGGGTGTCTGGTTCGGAGCGGTGAGTTCGCGGAGCCTCAAAACACTCCTACCCCGCCTCTAGAAAGCTGCGTAGTCAAGCGGCGCCTTACGCCGCCGCCGTCTCCAGCTCGGCGAGTCCGGACTCGAGATACTCGAGAAGTCGTTGGAGGTGTGGAACGGTGCGCCGGCAACCGGTCAGGCCGAAGTCCATGTTCCCGTTGTAGCTGGTGACCGTGATGTTGAGCGCCTGGCCGTCCATTGGGATGGAGAGCGGGTAAACCCCTTCCAGTTTCGCCCGGTTCCAGTAGAGCGGCTGGGTTGGGCCGGGAACGTTGGATATGACCAGGTTGTACGCCGGCGCCGCCAATCGCCGTATTCCGGGGATGGTGCTCATGACCATCGGCATCAGCGTTACCGCGCTCGTGAGCATCACCTGTGTCTGGGTCATCTGGCGGAGGGACTGCTTGCCCTGTTCCATCGAGTCGTGAATGGCGTTCAGCCTCTTCCCCGGGTCGGTCACGTCGGTGGCCAGGTTGGCGAGGATCGCCCCGACAGCGTTTCCGCCTATGTCCGTAGCCTCCCGCCGAAGGGAGACGGGCGTCATTGCGATCAGCGGCGCCTCCGGCAGAGCGCCGAGAGAGTCGAGGTAGGTGCGGAGTGCCGACGCGCACATGGCCAGCACGACATCGTTGAGAGTCGCTCCGCTCGCCTTGGCGACCGCCTTGATCCGGGGCAGAGGCCACGACTGAGCGGCGTAGCGGCGAGCCCCGGTGATCGGGGTGTTCAGGATCGTTTTGGGGGCCATGGACGGCAGGTACGAACTCTGGTCCATGAGCGTCTTCACCGCTGACCGAACCGCCATTGGTCCCAGCCCGGCGATCTCTCCGACAGTTCTCAAAGCGGATCGGGGCAGCTCCATGACTCCATGACCACCGGACGGCGTTGGCGACTCGCGCTGCTCGGGCTGGTATGTCCATGGCGAAGGGACATCCTCCCGGTCGCCATCAGTGCTGAGCGACGCTTCCAGCAATCGCAGCGCTGACACCCCGTCGACCAACGAGTGATGGATCTTCGTGTAGACCGCGAAGCGGCGCCCCTGCAGGCCTTCGATGACGTGCGCTTCCCACAGTGGCCGGCGCCTGTCGAGAGGGGAGCCGTGCAGTCGGGAGGTCAGAGCCAGAAGCTCCCGCACCCTGCCCGGGCGCGGCAGAGCGGAGTGGCGTACATGATGCTCCATGTCCACGTCGGGATCGTTCTGCCAGCTCCACGCTCCCAGACTGGTCATCGGGCGGTAAGGCCGCCGTCTGAACATCGGAGAGACCTCCGAGTCGGCCAGCACCTTGTCGTAGAGCGTCTGAACCCATTCCTGGTCGGCTCCGGGCGGCAGCTCGAAGAGCTGCAATCCCCCAACGTGCATCGGCTGCTCGCGGCGCTCCGCCAGCAGGAACACTGCGTCGGTGATTGGCATTGGTGCCATGTGGCGACCTCTTCCCTAACAGTTCAACCTGTCAGCAGCCGATCCTGGGCGTCTGCTTCCCGCCGAACGGTACCCGCGGCGAGAGCGAAGTACACGATTCCTCCGACCGCGACTCCCGTGAACACGCTGAAATCGGCTCCGCCTCCGCCGAAGAGGTTGGCGAAAGGTCCGACGTAGAACGCCTGGTTGAAGGCCAGCACGGACGCGGCGGTGCCTGCCCCCTGGGCGATGATCGCCGGCCAGTGGACTCCGCCGCTTCGCCAGTAGATGCTCGCGCGATCGGTGCGTTGAAGCTCCAACGGCGCATACCGCCGGCGCCGAAGGATCCAGTCGACGAGGAAGATCGCCATCCACGGTGCGATCCACGCGATGACCGCTGCGACGAAGTCGTTCAGCAACTTGCTGAAGCCCGCCGAGAACACCGCGTACGTGGTGATGCCCCCTCCGATGAACGTGTCGACCAGTACGGCGTTCCATCGCTTCAGCGGCAGTCCCAGCGCCTGCAGCGTGACGCCCGAGGAGTAGAGGTCCATGCTGTTGATGGCGAACAGCTGGATTATCGCCACGACGAAGAACGGGACTAGGAACCAGCTGCTGAACGCGTGCGGGAAACTGTTGAACGGGTTCTTGCTGTCGATCTGCACATAGGTCGCGACCGCCGCGCCAAGGAG
This portion of the Acidimicrobiales bacterium genome encodes:
- a CDS encoding wax ester/triacylglycerol synthase family O-acyltransferase, whose protein sequence is MAPMPITDAVFLLAERREQPMHVGGLQLFELPPGADQEWVQTLYDKVLADSEVSPMFRRRPYRPMTSLGAWSWQNDPDVDMEHHVRHSALPRPGRVRELLALTSRLHGSPLDRRRPLWEAHVIEGLQGRRFAVYTKIHHSLVDGVSALRLLEASLSTDGDREDVPSPWTYQPEQRESPTPSGGHGVMELPRSALRTVGEIAGLGPMAVRSAVKTLMDQSSYLPSMAPKTILNTPITGARRYAAQSWPLPRIKAVAKASGATLNDVVLAMCASALRTYLDSLGALPEAPLIAMTPVSLRREATDIGGNAVGAILANLATDVTDPGKRLNAIHDSMEQGKQSLRQMTQTQVMLTSAVTLMPMVMSTIPGIRRLAAPAYNLVISNVPGPTQPLYWNRAKLEGVYPLSIPMDGQALNITVTSYNGNMDFGLTGCRRTVPHLQRLLEYLESGLAELETAAA
- the mftE gene encoding mycofactocin biosynthesis peptidyl-dipeptidase MftE; the encoded protein is MGLGSLAWPEVADRARWSVVAVPLGSTEQHGPHLPLSTDTDIAVALCARLEAEVPEVLAAPPICYGSSGEHRGFAGTLSIGQHALEAMLVELCRSADEFSGVMIVSTHGGNRETVERSVALLRSERRKVAAWFPRGGDPCDSHAGRVETSVQLALRPERVRRDRLATGDTRPLPDLMPVLRQGGVLAVSASGTLGDPVGSTSEIGQQMLQRWTDDLVEAVRREWEPALR
- a CDS encoding mycofactocin-coupled SDR family oxidoreductase; the encoded protein is MTDEHRVALITGGARGIGAATAARLASEGWKLVLFDRCADDPTLSYPLANLADLDKTVSDCGGPDVAVPVVGDVRDQEALDSAVGIAQERFGGLDAALAVAGCIGGGVEAWKTPDRLWSTLLAVNLEGAWRLSKAAVPAMLERPEPRQGRFVAVTSASGTVGIYMLAAYSAAKHGVVGLVRSLAAELGPHGVTANAVAPGSTSTAMLEASAGLYGLEDPRRFAEQHLLPRLLTPDEPAALIAWLCGPDSGGITGAVLPVDAGMTAR
- the mftF gene encoding mycofactocin biosynthesis glycosyltransferase MftF (Members of this protein family, MftF, are glycosyltransferases, members of PF00535 (glycosyl transferase family 2). The encoding gene is found as part of the mycofactocin cassette, in Mycobacterium tuberculosis, many other Actinobacteria, and occasional members of other lineages. Mycofactocin itself, a putative redox carrier, is a heavily modified derivative of the C-terminal Val-Tyr dipeptide of the mycofactocin precursor MftA (TIGR03969).) encodes the protein MDPDVRRPSWNVVVGGAPVRVLRLGDAGARLIDRWDGGTTVGRGLAAGRFARRLVDAGIAHPRPPASPLPDVAFVIPVRDHEAGLRATLASLAFTSSFAGRPGGPNVVVVDDGSAAPAGHRNPLPSDVKVLREELPRGPAAARNLGWHAAESEIVVFLDAECVPKGDWLAVLLPHFADPAVAAVAPRIVSAVRDSDALHVYENLRSSLDLGEREAPVRPGSRVPYVPTACLAVRREALQQIGGFDETLRFGEDVDLVWRLNDAGWSVRYEPRASVNHPPRPNLSEWLRQRFDYGRSAAPLARRHGSDVAPLAVSPWSIGVWALVAGGYPAGGAALAAATAGVLARRARGDKETAIELARLAVRGNLLAGAQLAEAIRRAWLLPSLAAMALLPAGRPRRRAAAVVGAAFATPLVEWVSLRPPVDAVRWMALRDADDLAYQTGVWFGAVSSRSLKTLLPRL